One Venenivibrio stagnispumantis genomic region harbors:
- a CDS encoding rhodanese-like domain-containing protein, with protein MFLDKETYKKIHISVQELKEKIDKGEDFILLDVREPQEYNFSRIKEKEAMLVPLMSLPRVINSLPKDKDIYVFCRTGNRSLQATLWLLENGFTRVKNVEGGIYAWSDYIDPTVPKY; from the coding sequence TTAGATAAAGAAACTTATAAGAAAATACATATTTCAGTGCAGGAGCTAAAAGAAAAGATTGATAAAGGAGAAGATTTTATATTATTAGATGTAAGAGAACCACAGGAATACAATTTTTCCAGAATAAAAGAAAAAGAAGCTATGCTCGTTCCACTTATGAGCTTGCCAAGAGTTATAAATAGCTTACCGAAAGATAAAGATATATATGTTTTCTGTAGAACCGGAAATAGAAGCTTACAAGCTACATTATGGCTTCTGGAAAATGGTTTTACAAGGGTTAAAAACGTAGAAGGCGGTATTTATGCTTGGTCTGATTATATAGACCCTACGGTTCCTAAATATTAA
- a CDS encoding cold-shock protein, producing MRITGTVKWFDSKKGYGFITRDDGQGDVFVHFSAIQSNGFKTLEEGQKVEFEIAKDQKGPKAQNVVRL from the coding sequence ATGCGTATCACTGGTACAGTTAAGTGGTTTGATTCAAAAAAAGGCTATGGTTTCATCACAAGAGATGATGGCCAAGGAGATGTTTTTGTTCATTTTTCAGCTATTCAATCTAATGGTTTTAAAACATTAGAAGAAGGGCAAAAAGTTGAGTTTGAAATTGCTAAAGACCAAAAAGGTCCAAAAGCAC